In a genomic window of Physeter macrocephalus isolate SW-GA chromosome 14, ASM283717v5, whole genome shotgun sequence:
- the CBX1 gene encoding chromobox protein homolog 1: protein MAMSTEKLNSLSRVNWRSCLNEDKILILSVTLYTRKLAGTMGKKQNKKKVEEVLEEEEEEYVVEKVLDRRVVKGKVEYLLKWKGFSDEDNTWEPEENLDCPDLIAEFLQSQKTAHETDKSEGGKRKADSDSEDKGEESKPKKKKEESEKPRGFARGLEPERIIGATDSSGELMFLMKWKNSDEADLVPAKEANVKCPQVVISFYEERLTWHSYPSEDDDKKDDKN, encoded by the exons ATGGCGATGTCTACTGAAAAACTGAATAGCCTTTCCAGGGTTAATTGGAGAAGTTGTTTGAATGAGGACAAAATTCTGATCCT CAGCGTCACCCTTTATACCAGAAAGCTGGCGGGCActatggggaaaaaacaaaacaagaagaaagtggaggaggtgctagaagaagaggaagaagaatatgTGGTGGAAAAAGTTCTCGACCGTCGAGTGGTAAAGGGCAAAGTGGAGTACCTCCTAAAGTGGAAGGGGTTCTCAGA TGAGGACAACACATGGGAGCCAGAAGAAAACCTGGATTGCCCCGATCTCATTGCTGAGTTCCTGCAGTCACAGAAAACAGCACACGAGACAGATAAATCAGAGGGAGGCAAGCGCAAAGCTGATTCTGATTCGGAAGATAAGGGGGAGGAGAGCAaaccaaagaagaagaaagaagag TCAGAAAAGCCACGAGGCTTTGCCCGGGGTTTGGAACCGGAGCGGATTATTGGAGCTACAGACTCCAGCGGAGAACTCATGTTCCTGATGAAATG GAAAAACTCTGATGAGGCTGACCTGGTCCCTGCCAAGGAAGCCAATGTCAAGTGCCCACAGGTTGTCATATCCTTCTATGAGGAAAGGCTGACGTGGCATTCCTACCCCTCGGAGGATGATGACAAAAAAGATGACAAGAATTAA